In one Gossypium hirsutum isolate 1008001.06 chromosome D09, Gossypium_hirsutum_v2.1, whole genome shotgun sequence genomic region, the following are encoded:
- the LOC121220957 gene encoding homeobox-leucine zipper protein ATHB-6, with the protein MKRLSPSPSLDAFMSISQPKVDYAEEKSSKKHQIYSKEFQAMLDGLDEEDSLEEGGQATEKKRRLSMHQVKALEKNFDVGNKLEPERKVKLAEELGLQPRQVAIWFQK; encoded by the exons ATGAAGAGGCTCAGTCCTTCACCTTCCTTGGATGCTTTCATGTCCATCTCTCAGCCTAAAG TTGATTATGCAGAGGAGAAGAGTTCAAAGAAGCACCAAATTTACAGCAAGGAATTCCAGGCTATGTTAGATGGTTTAGATGAAGAAGACAGCTTAGAAGAAGGTGGTCAAGCAACAGAGAAGAAAAGGCGTTTATCTATGCATCAAGTTAAGGCTTTAGAGAAGAATTTCGATGTGGGAAACAAGTTAGAACCAGAGAGAAAAGTGAAGTTAGCTGAAGAATTGGGGTTACAGCCAAGGCAAGTGGCTATTTGGTTCCAAAAATGA